Below is a genomic region from Mustela lutreola isolate mMusLut2 chromosome 1, mMusLut2.pri, whole genome shotgun sequence.
CATAataagttctttctctttttttttttttccttaaagattttatttatttatccaacagagagagagagagcacaagcaggtagatcgacaggcagaggcagagggagaagcaggttccccactgagcagggagaccgataccaggactctgggatcatgacctgagcgaaaggcagatgcctaacaactgagccacccaggcgccctcatgatAAGTTCTTGATACATTTTTAAGGAGTAAATGCTATGGGAACACTTAACCTAATAGAGAATGGAAGTCAGAAGCCTTTCTGCAGGGTACTGATAGATGATCTCTGTCACCAAAAAATGAGGACCAGAAGTTGTTTTCGTTCTTGTCAGTGATTGCTAttattcctcctttctctgtctcctcctacTACTGTGTTGCTGTTACTATTAATATAAGTCTTTATGTGTACTGTGTACCCAGTCTTTATTCTACGTGCTTTTCTTAATTGACTTAATTCCCACAGTAGTCCTGGGGAGAGGAGACCCTAGAGTCAGGCAAAGGAgtgaagaatattcttttttttttttttaatttttttttaaaagattttatttctttatttgacagacagagatcataattaggcagagagagaggaggaagcaggctccccatggagcagagagcccgatagggggctcaatcccaagaccctgagatcatgacctgagccgaaggcctctgcctttaaaccactgagccacccaggcgccccaggagtgaAGAATATTCTATACAGAAGTAGAGTGGCTTGAAACTGGGTGCCAGATTTGGGTGATTATACTCATTTTGTTGTTGGAGCTTCTAATGTCCCATGATTTTCAATCAGAAAATGAGCCTAGATGGGACCACAGGGTCCAGGACTTGCAAGGTTATATTTATGACAGTGGGCAGGGCACTCACCTCAGAGCCTCGGTTTTCCTATCCAAATCCAAAGATACTTCTAGTAGTCTAATATTAGCCTTAAAAATGgcctgaatataaaataaataaataaataaataaagtttaaaaaattgcctGAATATACTTTATGTTTTATTGGCTTGTATCACTCTCCTCTTCCATATAAAAATGTAGCTTAATTTCATAGAAGCTGCATCAGCCTGGATCTTGGAGCCACACAGGCTTGGATTTGAATTTTATCTCCATCCTTCTAACCATATCGTGACCTTGGGCAGTTATTTACTTTCCTCATTTATCAAATGGTGTTGATAGCACCTGCCTGTAGAAGGAGTAAAGTGATACATATAAAATGCCAACACAGTGCCTCAGTAAATActagttctctttcttttcttttttctgagggCACAGACTGTTAGAgctctgtatatattttatgtcaCATGCCTTGTTAAgtttataagaaatcatttctctcTTACAACATTTACTGTAGGATTAAAATATATCTGTAATACGGTTTTTGTCTCCTCTAGAGTGTGCCTTATTGTAATCTCTGTACTCTAGTCTGTGGTCCAGTATGTGCCTTGTGAATGTTGAATGGATGAGTTtgtgtattttaagtatttaaccaGTCAAAAACACAATTTGTTGTTTGTATGGTTCCTCCTGAgcctttttataaaattaacttttttttttccagttgatgAAACTTCTGAACAGGTaccaaaacataaagaaataaacaacagCAACGCTCAGAATCCTAGTGCAGAAGAAGGGGGTGAGGAACAGGATGAAGATATTTTACCTTTAACccttgaagagaaagaaaacaaagaatacttaaaatctctgtttgaaattttgattcttatgggaaaacaaaacataccTCTGGATGGGCATGAAACTGATGAAATTCCAGAGGGTCTCTTTACTCCTGATAACTTTCAAGCACTGCTGGAGTGCCGGATAAATTCTGGTGAAGAGGTTCTGAGAAAGCGCTTTGAGACAACAGCAGTTAACACATTGTTCTGCTCAAAAACACAGCAGAAACAGATGCTAGAGATCTGTGAGAGCTGCATTCGGGAAGAAACTCTCAGGGAAGTGAGAGACTCACACTTCTTTTCCATCATCACTGATGACGTAGTGGACATAGCAGGAGAAGAACACTTGCCTGTGTTGGTGAGGTTTGTTGATGAATCTCATAACCTGAGAGAGGAATTTGTGGGCTTCTTGCCTTATGAAGCTGATGCAGAAATTTTGGCTGTGAAATTTCACACTACGATAACTGAGAAGTGGGGGTTAAACATGGAGTATTGTCGTGGACAGGCTTACATTGTGTCCAGTGGattttcttccaaaatgaaaGTTGTTGCTTCTAGACTTTTAGAGAAATATCCCCAGGCTGTCTACACACTTTGCTCTTCCTGTGCCTTAAATATGTGGCTGGCAAAATCAGTGCCTGTTGTGGGAGTGTCTGTTGCGTTAGGAACAATTGAGGAagtttgttctttcttccatcGATCTCCACAACTGCTTTTGGAGCTTGACAATGTAATTTCTGTCCTCTTTCAGAACAATGAGGAAAAGGGTAAAGAACTGAAGGAGATCTGCCATTCTCAGTGGACAGGCAGGCATGATGCTTTTGAAATTTTAGTGGACCTCCTACAAGCACTTGTTTTATGTTTAGATGGTATAAATAGTGATACAAATATTAGGTGGAATAACTATATAGCTGGTCGAGCTTTTGTACTCTGCAGTGCAGTAACAGATTTTGATTTCATCGTTACCATTGTTGTTCTTAAAAATGTTCTATCTTTTACAAGAGCCTTTGGGAAAAATCTCCAAGGGCAGAcctctgatgtcttctttgcagccAGTAGCTTGACTGCAGTGCTGCATTCACTAAATGAAGTGATGGAAAATATTGAAGTTTATCATGAATTTTGGTTTGAAGAAGCCACAAATTTGGCAACTAAACTTGATATTCAGATGAAACTCCCCGGGAAATTCCGCAGAGCCCAGCAAGGTAACCTGGAATCTCAGCTCACCTCTGAGAGTTACTATAAGGAAACTCTAAGTGTTCCAACAGTGGAACACATTATTCAGGAACTGAAAGATATATTCTCAGAACAGCACCTCAAAGCTCTTAAATGCTTATCTCTTGTACCCTCTGTCATGGGACAGCTCAAATTTAACACATCAGAGGAACACCATGCTGACATGTacagaagtgacttgcccaatcCTGACACACTCTCAGCTGAGCTGCATTGCTGGAGAATCAAATGGAAACACAGGGGGAAAGATATAGAGCTTCCATCTACCATTTATGAAGCCCTCCATCTACCAGACATCAAGTTTTTTCCCAATGTTTATGCATTGCTGAAAGTCCTGTGTATTCTTCCTGTGATGAAGGTTGAGAATGAACGCTATGAAAATGGACGAAAGCGTCTCAAAGCATACCTGAGGAACACTTTGACAGACCAACGGTCAAGTAACTTGGCTTTGCTTAACATAAATTTTGACATAAAACATGATCTCGATTTAATGGTGGACACATATATCAAACTCTATACAACTAGGTCAGAGCTTCCTACAGATAACTCAGAAACCATTGAAAATACCTAAGAAACGTTTAAAGTAGGCTTTCTCTTATGTTTGATATTTGGAAAAATCTgtaagaaatttgaaaacatcTTACAGAAAAGCTGTCAGGTGTATGTAGGCCACTTAATCACTGAATATCTTGACATATTGACCTCTCATTGAGTATATTAGCCGTTGATAATCTGCCTATTTAAATGGCCCCTGTTTAAACTCATGCTTTGGAGATATACCTGTTCTTCCAGAAGATAGCATTGAAAGTGCCACATTACACTTCTGTGGGATTTCTGCTAGTGGCACTTGGGAATTGTTTTAGTTAAGTTATTTTAGACATAACATTTATTATCACTGGATCCAATTGTTGGGTATTGAGTTATCACTTCTTAGaagataaatattttgaagaggTATGGGGGGAAGggatacattttagaaaatgttacaAGAAGCTCATGAGTGACCCTTGAGTAGTAGGAGTGTTAGTATGTTAAAATCTGTAATGGACAGTTCAGGGAGTTACCAGACAGAAACACATGAGCTTGCCAAGCAACGATTGCAGTAGAGATTTTGTCTTTATCAAATGAACTTAACAGAACAAGTTACAGTTGAAGTTTGAATGGGAGAGCCTCCCATTGTTCCACATTGGGTTGTTGCTGTTTACATTCCTTTGTTGAGCCTACATCTTCATAAGGTCTTTAGCCCGAGTATGTTGAAACACCTACAACTTCATAAGCTTTTTTGCAGGTATATGTTGAACACCTCTGTTCATGGTCAAGGCAGGATCAGAGGCCATGGATACTGACAACTGATGTGtctgttttcctctgtctttttccATGACTATATCTACTGCCTCGTCTTGATTTATAAACAAAACCTGGAAAACCTACAGAAATAAGTTTTTTGTGGTTTATCTAGgaataatacagaaaatattactgttatttttgGTGAAAAAGATCAATTTTGTATAGTTTATTtcaacttaaataaaatgtgaattttgtttAAAGTTCAAGTATGTGATTTTTGGTGGGGGACAAAGTGAATTCttttggtaaattcttttttcaaaaatatcaccTTTTCAATTGAAGACGGGACTTTTGGGGGCGGTGTGGTTTATGGTTTACTGCTTGGGGTatataaatgacattttatttgagTAATTTCTAAATAATAAGGTTTAtctaactgattttttaaaaaatattatgtgcTCTATGA
It encodes:
- the THAP12 gene encoding 52 kDa repressor of the inhibitor of the protein kinase isoform X1, producing MPNFCAAPNCTRKSTQSDLAFFRFPRDPARCQKWVENCRRADLEDKTPDQLNKHYRLCAKHFETSMICRTSPYRTVLRDNAIPTIFDLTSHLNNPHSRHRKRIKELSEDEIRTLKQKKIDETSEQVPKHKEINNSNAQNPSAEEGGEEQDEDILPLTLEEKENKEYLKSLFEILILMGKQNIPLDGHETDEIPEGLFTPDNFQALLECRINSGEEVLRKRFETTAVNTLFCSKTQQKQMLEICESCIREETLREVRDSHFFSIITDDVVDIAGEEHLPVLVRFVDESHNLREEFVGFLPYEADAEILAVKFHTTITEKWGLNMEYCRGQAYIVSSGFSSKMKVVASRLLEKYPQAVYTLCSSCALNMWLAKSVPVVGVSVALGTIEEVCSFFHRSPQLLLELDNVISVLFQNNEEKGKELKEICHSQWTGRHDAFEILVDLLQALVLCLDGINSDTNIRWNNYIAGRAFVLCSAVTDFDFIVTIVVLKNVLSFTRAFGKNLQGQTSDVFFAASSLTAVLHSLNEVMENIEVYHEFWFEEATNLATKLDIQMKLPGKFRRAQQGNLESQLTSESYYKETLSVPTVEHIIQELKDIFSEQHLKALKCLSLVPSVMGQLKFNTSEEHHADMYRSDLPNPDTLSAELHCWRIKWKHRGKDIELPSTIYEALHLPDIKFFPNVYALLKVLCILPVMKVENERYENGRKRLKAYLRNTLTDQRSSNLALLNINFDIKHDLDLMVDTYIKLYTTRSELPTDNSETIENT
- the THAP12 gene encoding 52 kDa repressor of the inhibitor of the protein kinase isoform X2, translated to MGKQNIPLDGHETDEIPEGLFTPDNFQALLECRINSGEEVLRKRFETTAVNTLFCSKTQQKQMLEICESCIREETLREVRDSHFFSIITDDVVDIAGEEHLPVLVRFVDESHNLREEFVGFLPYEADAEILAVKFHTTITEKWGLNMEYCRGQAYIVSSGFSSKMKVVASRLLEKYPQAVYTLCSSCALNMWLAKSVPVVGVSVALGTIEEVCSFFHRSPQLLLELDNVISVLFQNNEEKGKELKEICHSQWTGRHDAFEILVDLLQALVLCLDGINSDTNIRWNNYIAGRAFVLCSAVTDFDFIVTIVVLKNVLSFTRAFGKNLQGQTSDVFFAASSLTAVLHSLNEVMENIEVYHEFWFEEATNLATKLDIQMKLPGKFRRAQQGNLESQLTSESYYKETLSVPTVEHIIQELKDIFSEQHLKALKCLSLVPSVMGQLKFNTSEEHHADMYRSDLPNPDTLSAELHCWRIKWKHRGKDIELPSTIYEALHLPDIKFFPNVYALLKVLCILPVMKVENERYENGRKRLKAYLRNTLTDQRSSNLALLNINFDIKHDLDLMVDTYIKLYTTRSELPTDNSETIENT